CGCGCGACGCGCGCCGCTCCGGATGGCTACACGCTGCTGATGGGGCACATGGGAACTCACGGCAGCGCGCTCGCGGCATACCCGCAACTGGTCTACGATCCCGTCACGGACTTCACGCCGATCGGGCTGGTGGTGAGAACGCCGGTTCTCGTGGTCGTCCGGCGCGGCCTGCCAGTGCACGATCTCGCTGATCTGGTGCGCTATTCGAGCAAGCACGGCAAAGCTATCACGATGGCACACGCCGGTTTCGGCTCGATCTCCCATGCGACCTGCACGCTGTTCAACACGATCGGCGACATTCATCCCGCAACGCAGGCGTTTCAGGGCACCGGCCCGGCACTGAAGGCGCTCATCGCCGGACGCGTCGACTATATGTGTGATCAGATCGTCGGCGCGGCGCCGCGCGTCGGAACCGGAGAGGTGAAGGCGCTGGCGATCTCCTCGGGCCGGCGAAGTCCGATCCTGCCGGACGTCCCGACCTCCGCCGAAGCCGGCTTCCCCGATTTCGAAATCTCAGCCTGGAGCGCGCTGTTCGCGCCGAAAGCAACGCCGCAGCACATCGTCGATGGACTCAACGCCGCGTTGGCTCACGCGCTCGACGATCCCGAGGTCCGCCAGGCGCTGGGCAGTCTCGGCGGCGAAATCCCGCTCGCAGACGAGCGCAGCGCGTCCACGCTCGCCACGCTGATCGAACGCGAAGCCACGCGATGGCGGTCGCTGTCCCGACCGGCCGCCGTATTGGACGGTTCGCGGGTACGGCAATGACCCTTCCCGCCTCGATCCGCCCCCAGCTCAAACGCTCGAAGATCGCCCTCAGGCTCACCGCGGTCGCGCTGATCCTG
The DNA window shown above is from Rhodopseudomonas palustris HaA2 and carries:
- a CDS encoding tripartite tricarboxylate transporter substrate-binding protein, with translation MNQIRASDAAEMRTCRGDNLGRLLHRACFGLLVAAILATPSGAGPAYPVRAITVIVPFAAGGPTDIVTHIVTDHLAKRLGQQIIVENVVGAGGTTAAIRATRAAPDGYTLLMGHMGTHGSALAAYPQLVYDPVTDFTPIGLVVRTPVLVVVRRGLPVHDLADLVRYSSKHGKAITMAHAGFGSISHATCTLFNTIGDIHPATQAFQGTGPALKALIAGRVDYMCDQIVGAAPRVGTGEVKALAISSGRRSPILPDVPTSAEAGFPDFEISAWSALFAPKATPQHIVDGLNAALAHALDDPEVRQALGSLGGEIPLADERSASTLATLIEREATRWRSLSRPAAVLDGSRVRQ